The following proteins come from a genomic window of Aspergillus luchuensis IFO 4308 DNA, chromosome 3, nearly complete sequence:
- a CDS encoding uncharacterized protein (COG:J;~EggNog:ENOG410PHV2) translates to MISGFRPVPGRYSATCRAYFGIARFHRTSKCAFHVDGRSRVSNFWIPTGGITKKPVQGEKEDANDLLIRGGFLRQAYSGIFHMLPLGLRVQDKLERLIDKHMRTVGASKVSLSSLSAQELWEQSGRLKEGSEIFRFQDRKESRFLLAPTHEEEITTLVGHLTKSYRDLPVRVYQICEYIIHS, encoded by the exons ATGATTTCCGGGTTTCGCCCGGTTCCGGGCCGTTATTCCGCAACATGTCGAGCATACTTTGGCATTGCTCGATTCCATAGAACATCAAAATGCGCCTTTCAT GTTGATGGGCGCAGTCGGGTGTCTAATTTCTGGATCCCGACGGGCGGTATTACCAAAAAGCCCGTCCAGGGTGAGAAAG AGGATGCCAATGACCTTTTGATCCGAGGTGGCTTTTTGCGACAG GCTTACTCGGGAATATTCCATATGCTACCTCTGGGACTGCGTGTGCAAGATAAGCTGGAGCGTCTCATTGATAAGCATATGCGAACAGTTG GCGCATCTAAGGTGTCTCTATCATCTCTATCCGCCCAGGAACTTTGGGAGCAGTCTGGGCGTCTCAAAGAGGGCTCGGAG ATCTTTCGCTTTCAGGATCGGAAAGAGTCCCGCTTTCTCCTTGCTCCAACTCATGAAGAGGAAATCACCACATTGGTAGGACATCTTACCAAATCGTATAGAGATCTGCCCGTGCGGGTGTACCAAATATGTGAGTATATCATCCACAGCTGA
- a CDS encoding proline--tRNA ligase (COG:J;~EggNog:ENOG410PHV2;~InterPro:IPR036621,IPR044140,IPR004154;~PFAM:PF03129) — protein MKDLYTFDYNAENALKTYTAVKKAYTELFDELKIPYLVAAADSGNMGGSLSHEFHFASNKGEDTVISCSSCDSVYNEELADGKAHNIDDQQVQVGHASGFDTGEVSGESAKAVSVGLWMAISHDKNTLLRCWYPQYTLKDPSEPPAEREVNSHAVKSIAKAAGIDLDISIENPLEQWATHIQSEEASSQRPRVLDVYDSYVRAYKRPPLTDTLDGINRAVEDIDFSKLDRFPGTNNYLNLVRVHEGDQCSKCGQGLTKTHKATELGHTFHLGTRYSDVLQASVVVDRAHLDAGDRLSSQKDQLVPMQMGCHGIGVSRMISAVADNLADSKGLNWPRAIAPYEVIVVPGKGLEEEAEKIYDALTSEPTTALDVILDDRDKQMGWKLGDADLIGYPVIVVVGKGWKKQRTLEVQCRRLEVREDVALEALPEFVGSLLEKL, from the coding sequence ATGAAGGATCTCTACACTTTCGACTACAACGCTGAGAATGCCCTCAAGACGTACACGGCTGTGAAGAAGGCTTACACAGAGCTCTTTGATGAGCTCAAGATCCCCTAtttggttgctgctgcggatTCTGGGAACATGGGCGGCAGCCTAAGTCACGAGTTCCACTTTGCTAGCAACAAGGGCGAGGACACGGTTATCAGCTGTTCCAGCTGCGATAGTGTCTACAATGAGGAGCTTGCCGACGGCAAGGCCCATAATATCGATGACCAGCAGGTCCAAGTCGGTCACGCATCCGGCTTTGACACCGGCGAAGTGTCCGGCGAATCAGCGAAAGCAGTTTCTGTTGGCCTGTGGATGGCGATATCACACGACAAAAACACACTGCTGCGCTGCTGGTATCCGCAGTATACCTTGAAGGACCCTAGTGAACCGCCAGCGGAAAGGGAAGTCAACTCCCATGCCGTCAAATCTATAGCCAAGGCAGCCGGCATAGACCTCGATATCAGTATTGAGAACCCCCTGGAACAATGGGCAACTCACATTCAGTCAGAGGAGGCTTCCAGCCAGCGGCCCCGAGTGTTGGATGTGTATGACTCATACGTACGGGCATACAAGCGCCCTCCCTTGACGGACACGCTGGACGGGATCAACCGCGCCGTTGAGGATATTGACTTTTCAAAACTCGATCGCTTCCCAGGAACCAACAACTATCTCAACCTTGTACGGGTGCACGAAGGCGACCAGTGCTCGAAATGCGGCCAAGGTCTGACAAAGACCCACAAAGCCACCGAACTTGGTCACACGTTTCACCTTGGCACGCGATACAGCGATGTCCTCCAGGCTTCTGTGGTGGTTGACCGCGCTCACCTCGACGCAGGCGACCGTTTATCGTCTCAAAAGGACCAGTTGGTCCCAATGCAAATGGGCTGTCACGGTATCGGAGTATCGCGCATGATCAGCGCGGTAGCAGACAACCTGGCAGATTCCAAGGGACTCAACTGGCCCCGGGCGATCGCTCCCTACgaagtcatcgtcgtccCTGGTAAGGGattggaagaggaagcagagaaAATATACGACGCGCTCACCTCAGAGCCCACCACTGCCTTGGACGTCATTCTGGACGACCGCGATAAGCAGATGGGCTGGAAGCTGGGCGACGCAGATCTTATTGGGTACCCTGTGATTGTGGTCGTAGGCAAAGGCTGGAAAAAGCAGCGCACCCTGGAAGTGCAGTGTCGGCGACTTGAAGTACGTGAGGATGTTGCCTTGGAGGCTCTGCCGGAGTTTGTGGGTTCTTTGCTTGAGAAGCTGTAG
- a CDS encoding nucleotide triphosphate diphosphatase NUDT15 (COG:L;~EggNog:ENOG410PR0Z;~InterPro:IPR015797,IPR000086;~PFAM:PF00293;~go_function: GO:0016787 - hydrolase activity [Evidence IEA]) encodes MLRHLPFRPEPNHQKMTAHTNARVGVAVFIFNGHNEFIIGQRKGSHGAGTWALPGGHLELNESFETCTEREILEETNLKVQDIRFLTVTNDIMKDEGKHYITVVMGCKLCDVDAQPKLMEPDKCSGWEWTTWEQLRMDYYAGKGRPWVERNSRKLTPAAAYDEAVFSEKKEIIPESDSMEVDESTENINPPTRQLFLPLVNLFEQRGGFDPVADYWIAD; translated from the exons ATGCTCAGACACTTGCCATTCCGACCCGAACCAAACCATCAGAAAATGACCGCCCACACAAATGCCCGCGTCGGTGTggccgtcttcatcttcaacggTCACAACGAATTTATTATCGGCCAGAGAAAAGGCAGTCACGGTGCTG GAACCTGGGCGCTTCCAGGCGGGCATCTCGAACTCAACGAGTCATTCGAGACATGCACAGAGCGCGAAATCCTCGAAGAGACAAATCTCAAGGTCCAAGACATCCGTTTCTTGACTGTCACTAACGATATCATGAAAGATGAGGGAAAGCACTACATTACTGTGGTAATGGGGTGTAAGCTTTGTGATGTGGATGCGCAGCCTAAG CTCATGGAACCCGACAAATGCAGCGGCTGGGAATGGACAACCTGGGAACAGCTACGAATGGATTACTATGCTGGAAAGGGCCGTCCTTGGGTTGAGAGGAACTCTCGGAAGTTAACCCCAGCAGCTGCCTACGATGAGGCTGTCTTCtctgagaaaaaagagattaTTCCTGAGAGTGATtcgatggaggtggatgaaagTACCGAGAATATCAATCCTCCCACTCGAcagctctttcttcctctggtgAATCTGTTTGAGCAGAGGGGTGGCTTTGATCCTGTTGCGGATTATTGGATTGCAGATTAG